From the bacterium genome, the window CTGCCCCTGAACGCCCTCGCGATGGGCCTGGCCGGGGGCAGCGCGGCCTGGGCGATCTGGCGCGCCCTGCGCCGCCTGAACGAACCGGCCGCGCTCTTCTGCGCCGGCTGGCTGGCGACGGCCCTGCCCGCCCTGCTCACGGGCATCGCCCTCGGCCTGCAGCCGCGCCTGGGCCGCGCCGCCGACGGCTCGCCGCTCTACTTTCCCTTCGGCCTCGGGGTGGCGGTGCCCGCGCTCCTCGTCCCCCACCTGCTGCTCGGAGTGGCCGAGGGACTGCTCACGCTCGCCGTTTGCCGCGGCCTGGCGCGCTGGGCGCCGCCGGACGCGGGCGCATGAAGGACCGCCTGCTGCTCGCGCTCTACCTGGCGGCGGTGGTCGCGGCGACCCTCGTGCACGCGCCCGCCCTGCTCGGCGCCGGCCTGCTGCTGGTCCTCGCCCTCGCCGGTCGCGGCGCGCCGCGGCTCCTCGGCCGGGTGCTGCTCGCCGTGGGCCCTTTCCTGCTCGTGCTGAACCTCTCGCTGCTCGCCCTGCCCCCCGCGGGCGGCGGCTCGCGCGCCGCCACGCTGCTGCGCACGGACCTGCGCGTCCTCCTCATCGCGAGCCTGAGCCTGCTCGTCGCCCAGCGCGTGAACCTCTTTCGCGCCCTCGCCCCCTGGCGCGGGCTGAGCGCCCTGCTCGTGCTGGCGGCCGGGCAGATCCAGATCGGCCGCCGCCTGCTCGCCGACGCCCGCCTCGCCCTCGCCAGCCGCAGCCTCGAGCGGCCGGGCCTCGCGCTGCTCTACCGGCACGCCGGGGCCATGGGCATCGCTCTCATCCGGCGCAGCGAGGCGGCCAGCGCCGAGCTGGCCCAGGCCCTGCGCTCGCGGGGGTGGGACCATGATTGAGGTGCGCGCGCTGGACTTCGCCTACCCGGGCGGCGCGCCCGTGCTCGCGGGCCTGGACTTCGCGCTTGCGCCGGGCGAGAAGGCGCTCCTGCTCGGCGCCAACGGCGCCGGCAAGTCCACCCTGCTCAAGCTGCTCGACGGTCTGCTCTACGCCCGCGCCGGCGAGATCCGCTACGCGGGCCGCCGCCTGGAGCGCGCGGCCTTCGCGGAGCGCGCGTTCCGGCGCCGCTTCCGCGCCGAAGTGGGCCTGCTCTTCCAGCGCCCCGAGACGATGTTCTTCAACCCCACCGTGCGCGACGAGATCGCCTTCGGCCCCCGCCAGCTCGGCCTCGCCGACGCCGGAGCGCGCGCCGAGCACTGGGCGCGCGCGCTGGACCTCGCCGCCCAGCTCGAGCGGCCGCCCTTTGCGCTCAGCGGCGGCCAGCAGCAGCGGCTCGGCCTGGCCTGCCTCTTCGCCCTCGAGCCCAAGCTGCTGCTCCTGGACGAACCCAGCGCCCACCTCGATCCCCCGGCCACGGGCTGGCTGGTGGACGCCCTCGCCGCCTCACCGGCCGCCGTGCTCGTCAGCACGCACCGGCTCGGCCTCGCGCCGGAGCTGGGGACGCATGCACTCCTGCTTTCCCCGGCGGGCCGCCTGCTCTACGATGGCCCCGTCGCGCCGCTTCTCGCCGACGGCGAGCGCCTCCTCGCGGCAGGGCTGCTGCACCGGCACGCGCACCGGCACGGCGAGCTCGAGCACCGGCACTACCACGCGCACGACTGGGACTAGGCCATGGCCGCGAACGACCTGCAGCGCTTCAGCGTCTCCCTGCCGGCCGGCCTGCTCGCGGAACTCGACCGGCGCATCACTCGCCAGGGCTACCCCTCGCGCTCGGAGCTGGTGCGCGACCTGATCCGCGAACGCCTCGTCGCCGAGAAGTGGGAGCAAGGCGCCGGGCGCGTCTACGGCACGCTGACGATCAGCTACGACCACCACACGCGCGGCCTCGCCGACCGCCTCGCCGAACTGCAGCACAACCGCTACGTGAACGTGCTGTGCAGCACGCACGTGCACGTGGACCACCACCACTGCCTCGAG encodes:
- a CDS encoding cobalamin biosynthesis protein CbiM (catalyzes the ATP-dependent transport of cobalt): MHVPDGMLSPRFYLPAWGAAGLAWAWTLRAGGRRFDLDRLPRLASLSALAFLLMSLPLPLPGGTSAHASGIGILAVSVGPGLCFLAVSLVLLLQALVFGMGGITTLPLNALAMGLAGGSAAWAIWRALRRLNEPAALFCAGWLATALPALLTGIALGLQPRLGRAADGSPLYFPFGLGVAVPALLVPHLLLGVAEGLLTLAVCRGLARWAPPDAGA
- a CDS encoding ABC transporter permease, whose amino-acid sequence is MKDRLLLALYLAAVVAATLVHAPALLGAGLLLVLALAGRGAPRLLGRVLLAVGPFLLVLNLSLLALPPAGGGSRAATLLRTDLRVLLIASLSLLVAQRVNLFRALAPWRGLSALLVLAAGQIQIGRRLLADARLALASRSLERPGLALLYRHAGAMGIALIRRSEAASAELAQALRSRGWDHD
- a CDS encoding ABC transporter ATP-binding protein translates to MIEVRALDFAYPGGAPVLAGLDFALAPGEKALLLGANGAGKSTLLKLLDGLLYARAGEIRYAGRRLERAAFAERAFRRRFRAEVGLLFQRPETMFFNPTVRDEIAFGPRQLGLADAGARAEHWARALDLAAQLERPPFALSGGQQQRLGLACLFALEPKLLLLDEPSAHLDPPATGWLVDALAASPAAVLVSTHRLGLAPELGTHALLLSPAGRLLYDGPVAPLLADGERLLAAGLLHRHAHRHGELEHRHYHAHDWD
- the nikR gene encoding nickel-responsive transcriptional regulator NikR; the encoded protein is MAANDLQRFSVSLPAGLLAELDRRITRQGYPSRSELVRDLIRERLVAEKWEQGAGRVYGTLTISYDHHTRGLADRLAELQHNRYVNVLCSTHVHVDHHHCLEVILLRGRPSEIEKLAIRIGGLKGVRFSRLTRASTLVE